One segment of Pseudodesulfovibrio sp. 5S69 DNA contains the following:
- a CDS encoding aconitate hydratase, which produces MGKNITRKIIEKHLVSGNMVPGEEVGLRIDQTLTQDATGTMAWLQYEAIGIGRVRTDLSVSYVDHNTLQMGFRNPDDHRFLRTVAAKSGAVFSPAGTGICHQLHLENFAKPGATLIGSDSHTPTAGGIGAMAMGAGGLSVALAMAGEAYFIPMPKVVKVELTGELTGWAQGKDVILELLRLLTVKGGVGKVFEYAGPGVASLSVPDRATITNMGAELGATTSIFPSDETTRDFLAKMGRADDWTELVADADAEYDEVVTINLSELEPLVAQPHMPDQVCKVKDLAGKKIDQVAIGSCTNSSYSDLKNTAQILAGHITPPETDLMISPGSKQVLKMLSREGLIEPLLDAGARLLECSCGPCIGMGGSPVSAGVSVRTFNRNFEGRSGTQDGQIFLVSAQTAAKLALEGEFSDPAGWGPAPERVTLPEDVPSIRDLFVFPPEDGAAVEVLRGPNIVALEDFDKLPETVEAKVLLKVGDNITTDHILPAGAQITALRSNIPAISQYIFSRVDEGFVGRMKEHGKGIILGGENYGQGSSREHAALGPRHLGVKAVVVKSLARIHRANLINFGILPLLLVEPSDYDKLEEGVDLTIPASAITPGGTVDMVAGNGATVPVTNDLTEKELQIIQAGGLLNAVREGKS; this is translated from the coding sequence ATGGGCAAGAACATCACCCGCAAAATCATCGAGAAGCACCTCGTTTCCGGGAACATGGTTCCCGGCGAAGAGGTCGGCCTGCGCATCGACCAGACCCTGACCCAGGACGCCACCGGCACCATGGCCTGGCTCCAGTATGAAGCCATCGGCATCGGCCGCGTCCGCACGGACCTGTCCGTGAGCTACGTGGACCACAACACCCTGCAGATGGGCTTCCGCAACCCCGACGACCACCGCTTCCTGCGCACCGTGGCCGCCAAGTCCGGCGCGGTCTTCTCGCCCGCGGGCACCGGCATCTGCCACCAACTCCACCTGGAGAATTTCGCCAAGCCCGGCGCGACGCTCATCGGCTCGGACTCACACACCCCCACCGCGGGCGGCATCGGGGCCATGGCCATGGGCGCGGGCGGCCTGTCCGTGGCGTTGGCCATGGCGGGCGAGGCCTATTTCATCCCCATGCCCAAGGTGGTCAAGGTCGAGCTGACCGGCGAGCTGACCGGCTGGGCCCAAGGCAAGGACGTCATCCTCGAACTGCTCCGCCTGCTGACCGTCAAGGGCGGCGTGGGCAAGGTCTTCGAGTACGCCGGTCCGGGCGTGGCCTCCCTGTCCGTGCCCGACCGCGCGACCATCACCAACATGGGCGCCGAACTGGGCGCGACCACGTCCATCTTCCCGTCCGACGAAACCACCCGCGACTTCCTGGCCAAGATGGGCCGGGCCGACGACTGGACCGAACTGGTCGCCGACGCGGACGCCGAATACGACGAGGTCGTGACCATCAACCTGTCCGAACTGGAGCCCCTGGTGGCCCAGCCGCACATGCCGGACCAGGTCTGCAAGGTCAAGGACCTGGCCGGAAAGAAGATCGACCAGGTGGCCATCGGCTCCTGTACCAACTCCTCCTATTCCGACCTCAAGAACACCGCCCAGATCCTGGCCGGGCACATCACCCCGCCCGAGACCGACCTGATGATCTCCCCCGGCTCCAAGCAGGTGCTCAAAATGCTCTCCCGCGAAGGGCTGATCGAACCGTTGCTGGACGCGGGCGCGCGCCTGCTCGAATGTTCCTGCGGCCCGTGCATCGGCATGGGCGGCTCCCCGGTCTCGGCCGGCGTGTCCGTGCGCACCTTCAACCGCAACTTCGAGGGCCGCTCCGGCACCCAGGACGGCCAGATATTCCTGGTCTCGGCCCAGACGGCCGCCAAGCTCGCCCTGGAAGGCGAGTTCTCCGACCCGGCCGGATGGGGCCCGGCGCCCGAGCGCGTCACCCTGCCCGAGGACGTGCCGTCCATCCGCGACCTGTTCGTCTTCCCGCCCGAGGACGGCGCCGCCGTGGAGGTCCTGCGCGGACCGAACATCGTGGCCCTGGAGGACTTCGACAAGCTGCCCGAGACCGTGGAGGCCAAGGTCCTGCTCAAGGTCGGCGACAACATCACCACCGACCACATCCTCCCCGCGGGCGCGCAGATCACGGCCCTGCGCTCCAACATCCCGGCCATCAGCCAGTACATCTTCTCCCGCGTGGACGAAGGGTTCGTCGGGCGCATGAAGGAGCACGGCAAGGGCATCATCCTGGGCGGCGAGAACTACGGCCAGGGCTCCAGCCGCGAACACGCCGCGCTCGGACCGCGCCACTTGGGCGTCAAGGCCGTGGTGGTCAAGTCCCTGGCCCGCATCCACCGGGCCAACCTGATCAACTTCGGCATCCTGCCCCTGCTCTTGGTTGAGCCCTCGGACTACGATAAGCTGGAAGAGGGCGTGGACCTGACCATCCCGGCCTCGGCAATCACCCCCGGCGGCACCGTGGACATGGTCGCGGGGAACGGGGCAACCGTTCCGGTCACAAATGATTTGACCGAAAAGGAACTACAGATTATCCAGGCAGGTGGCCTCCTGAACGCCGTTCGGGAAGGCAAGTCCTAA
- a CDS encoding SurA N-terminal domain-containing protein, which yields MLEIMRNNASGWIVKILFAVIIFIFIFAFGMSGLNSSGDPTVATVNGQAISRAEYEQMYQRAAENIRRTNPDVDQAQLRSPQFKQMVLGQLISEKLLLDQAQKLGIRASDKEVAAGIAAVAAFKDANGNFDKQRYQAALRGIHMTPAEFEENYRKDLTMQQVKDAVGAPADVSEAQARQIFDWISEQARLDYIEVLPVDFRKDVTVGEAEIEAYYKANQDRFKIPAQVTLRTLAFTPANLAKYQTVTDDEIKKYYAANQDAMQEPEQIHARHILVAVKDSDSEAAKKKAKERIDKIYQEAKAGADFAKLAKDNSDGPSAPNGGDLGWFGKGAMVPDFEKAAFALNKGEVSEPVKTRFGWHVIKVEDKKAGTTKTLEEARDEIKSRLAEEKASDKANDLLDQATDRLVSGMSLTKIGSELGLEPQTTDPMPAQYLAQTFGMSADAAKAVAALAPGTAYKSPVAVNGGYMLVEKVEDTPPSVMALDLVRPTIVNTLKDQKGAELAQNAADKIHAALTGPDAAAAAKKYASRIKTTKPFNRQGNIPELGQSQPLAKAAFNAKNKDWFKLVYNMPGGGAVVARLNERIPASDAIWKEQKKFWMDQAGQNYRREAVAAFMDDLSKNAQVKIARPDILK from the coding sequence ATGTTAGAAATAATGCGCAACAACGCATCCGGCTGGATCGTCAAGATACTCTTCGCCGTCATCATCTTCATCTTCATCTTCGCCTTCGGCATGTCCGGGCTGAACAGCTCCGGCGACCCGACCGTGGCCACGGTGAACGGCCAGGCCATCAGCCGGGCCGAGTACGAGCAGATGTACCAGCGCGCGGCCGAGAACATCCGCCGGACCAACCCGGACGTGGACCAAGCGCAGCTCAGGTCGCCCCAGTTCAAGCAGATGGTCCTGGGTCAGTTGATCAGCGAGAAGCTCCTCCTCGACCAGGCCCAGAAGCTCGGCATCCGCGCCTCCGACAAGGAAGTGGCCGCGGGCATCGCCGCGGTGGCCGCCTTCAAGGACGCCAACGGCAACTTCGACAAGCAGCGCTACCAGGCCGCCCTGCGCGGGATCCACATGACCCCGGCCGAATTCGAGGAAAACTACCGCAAAGACCTGACCATGCAGCAGGTCAAGGACGCCGTGGGCGCCCCGGCCGACGTGTCCGAAGCCCAGGCCCGGCAGATTTTCGACTGGATCAGCGAACAGGCCCGGCTCGACTACATCGAGGTCCTGCCCGTGGACTTCCGCAAGGATGTGACCGTCGGCGAGGCCGAGATCGAGGCCTACTACAAGGCCAACCAGGACCGCTTCAAGATTCCGGCCCAGGTGACCCTGCGGACCCTCGCCTTCACTCCGGCCAACCTGGCCAAGTACCAGACCGTCACCGACGACGAGATCAAGAAATACTACGCGGCCAACCAGGACGCCATGCAGGAGCCCGAACAGATCCACGCCCGCCACATCCTGGTCGCGGTCAAGGACTCCGACTCCGAAGCCGCCAAGAAGAAGGCCAAGGAGCGCATCGACAAGATTTATCAGGAAGCCAAGGCCGGTGCGGACTTCGCCAAGCTCGCCAAGGACAACTCCGACGGCCCCAGCGCCCCCAACGGCGGCGACCTGGGCTGGTTCGGCAAGGGCGCCATGGTCCCCGACTTCGAGAAGGCCGCCTTCGCCCTGAACAAGGGCGAGGTGTCCGAGCCGGTCAAGACCCGGTTCGGCTGGCACGTCATCAAGGTCGAGGACAAGAAGGCAGGGACCACCAAGACCCTTGAGGAGGCCAGGGACGAGATCAAGAGCCGCCTGGCCGAGGAAAAGGCCTCGGACAAGGCCAACGACCTCCTGGACCAGGCCACCGACCGCCTCGTGTCCGGCATGTCCCTGACCAAAATCGGCTCCGAGCTCGGCCTCGAACCCCAGACCACCGACCCCATGCCCGCCCAGTACCTGGCCCAGACCTTCGGCATGTCCGCAGACGCGGCCAAGGCCGTAGCCGCGCTGGCTCCCGGTACCGCCTACAAGAGCCCGGTGGCCGTCAACGGCGGCTACATGCTCGTGGAGAAGGTCGAGGACACCCCGCCCTCGGTCATGGCCCTGGACCTGGTCCGCCCGACCATCGTCAACACCTTGAAAGACCAGAAGGGCGCGGAACTGGCCCAGAACGCGGCAGACAAGATCCACGCGGCCCTGACCGGCCCCGACGCCGCGGCCGCCGCCAAGAAGTACGCCTCGCGCATTAAGACCACCAAGCCGTTCAACCGCCAGGGCAACATCCCCGAACTGGGGCAGAGCCAGCCGCTGGCCAAGGCCGCCTTCAACGCCAAGAACAAGGATTGGTTCAAGCTCGTCTACAACATGCCCGGCGGCGGCGCCGTCGTGGCCCGCCTCAACGAGCGCATCCCGGCCTCCGACGCCATCTGGAAGGAACAGAAAAAGTTCTGGATGGACCAGGCCGGTCAGAACTACCGCCGCGAAGCCGTGGCCGCCTTCATGGACGACCTGAGCAAAAACGCCCAGGTCAAAATCGCCAGGCCGGATATCCTGAAATAG
- a CDS encoding MgtC/SapB family protein → MSHILDIISNDWIFVVRLLVAMLLGGLVGVERQIRGRAAGLRTNILVCMGSAAIIVTFQKLSIEMNMGADSAIRMDPARTAAGVITGIGFLGAGTIVKSQDFVRGLTTAASIWVVSAIGVTVGLGEYVIAVPLTMLVLIALYALHRLPISGDQFYSLRLEWTGGLDLLDEVTERIHEEQIEIIERNVSRQPNTKQCRVNLGLRMRDRHRRVSFFDLLQADERFTEVGLS, encoded by the coding sequence ATGTCGCATATACTGGATATCATCAGCAACGATTGGATTTTCGTCGTCCGCCTCCTGGTGGCCATGCTCCTGGGCGGCCTGGTCGGGGTGGAGCGGCAGATCAGGGGCCGGGCCGCGGGGTTGCGCACGAACATTCTGGTGTGCATGGGGTCGGCGGCCATCATTGTCACGTTCCAGAAACTCTCCATCGAGATGAACATGGGAGCGGACTCCGCCATCCGCATGGACCCCGCTCGCACGGCCGCGGGCGTGATAACGGGCATCGGCTTTCTCGGGGCCGGAACCATCGTGAAGAGCCAGGATTTCGTGCGCGGGCTGACAACGGCCGCCTCCATCTGGGTGGTCTCGGCCATCGGCGTGACGGTCGGCCTGGGCGAGTACGTCATCGCTGTCCCGCTGACCATGCTGGTCCTGATCGCCCTGTACGCGCTCCATCGTCTGCCCATCAGCGGCGACCAGTTCTATTCGCTGCGCCTCGAATGGACGGGCGGCCTTGACCTGCTCGACGAGGTGACGGAACGGATTCATGAGGAACAGATCGAGATCATCGAACGCAACGTCTCCCGCCAGCCCAATACAAAGCAATGCCGGGTGAACTTGGGCCTGCGAATGCGGGACAGGCACCGCCGCGTCTCCTTCTTCGACCTGCTGCAGGCGGACGAACGGTTCACCGAAGTCGGCCTGAGCTGA
- a CDS encoding class I SAM-dependent methyltransferase, producing the protein MFNKHVPDTKARILDFGCGYGRIMAELAQAGYTDLTGIDFSEPLVRRGLAEHPELNLAAYPGGPLPYADDTFDAAVMLAVFTCMLETRTQAEALLELKRVLKPGGVLYVNDFLLNRDRRNLDRYQLGQEKYGLYGVFDVDDGGTLRHHDRNHMEALFSGFETLVFEEVGYETMHGHHSNGFYAVVKMPG; encoded by the coding sequence GTGTTCAACAAGCACGTCCCGGACACGAAGGCGCGCATATTGGATTTCGGCTGCGGCTACGGCCGGATCATGGCCGAACTGGCGCAGGCCGGGTACACCGACCTGACCGGCATCGACTTTTCCGAGCCCCTGGTCAGGCGCGGCCTTGCGGAACACCCCGAGCTCAACCTGGCCGCCTACCCCGGCGGGCCCCTGCCGTACGCCGACGACACCTTCGACGCCGCCGTCATGCTCGCGGTCTTCACCTGCATGCTCGAAACCCGCACCCAGGCCGAGGCCCTGCTCGAACTGAAGCGCGTGCTCAAGCCCGGCGGCGTGCTCTACGTCAACGACTTCCTGCTCAACCGCGACCGCCGCAACCTCGACCGCTACCAGCTCGGCCAGGAAAAATACGGCCTCTACGGCGTGTTCGACGTGGACGACGGCGGCACCCTGCGCCACCACGACCGCAACCACATGGAGGCCCTGTTCTCCGGCTTCGAGACTCTGGTCTTCGAAGAGGTGGGGTATGAAACCATGCACGGGCACCATTCCAACGGCTTCTATGCCGTCGTGAAGATGCCCGGTTAG